A genomic window from Candidatus Dependentiae bacterium includes:
- the nusG gene encoding transcription termination/antitermination protein NusG, protein MKRWYVVQVYAGYEEAVKADLLKRIQEKNLQDSFGDILVSSSSTKLRNLFEVADAKDQQLFPGYILVEMEVSPETVRLVISNSRVLRFLGGQHEPVPLTQKEIDRVISQIKGEIAIVSEKNEFITGSDIEISEGPFAGFMGIVDKVDKDSERLTVMVSIFGRMTPVELNFDQVKR, encoded by the coding sequence ATGAAGCGTTGGTATGTTGTCCAGGTGTATGCTGGTTATGAAGAAGCTGTTAAGGCTGATTTGCTAAAGCGTATTCAGGAAAAAAACTTGCAAGATAGCTTTGGGGATATTTTAGTTTCATCGTCTTCGACTAAGCTAAGAAATCTTTTTGAGGTTGCCGATGCCAAAGATCAGCAATTGTTTCCTGGGTACATATTAGTAGAAATGGAAGTTTCTCCTGAGACGGTACGATTAGTTATTTCCAACTCTCGTGTTTTACGCTTTTTGGGTGGCCAACATGAGCCGGTTCCGCTCACTCAAAAGGAAATCGATCGCGTTATTTCTCAGATTAAAGGTGAGATTGCGATTGTTTCTGAAAAGAATGAGTTTATTACTGGGTCTGATATTGAAATTAGCGAAGGTCCATTCGCTGGTTTTATGGGTATCGTTGACAAGGTGGATAAAGATAGTGAGAGGTTGACAGTAATGGTAAGCATTTTTGGTAGAATGACACCAGTAGAATTAAATTTCGATCAAGTCAAACGATAA
- the rplK gene encoding 50S ribosomal protein L11, whose translation MAKELKAQVKLQIPAGAATPAPPVGSSLGQHGVNIMDFCKQFNAKTASRKGETVPVIISIYKDKTFTFILKTPPVSELIKKRINLAKGSSKPNTDKVGKITWREIEEVAKIKLPDLNATNIEQAKLIIAGSARSMGVVVID comes from the coding sequence ATGGCAAAAGAATTAAAAGCGCAGGTTAAGCTTCAGATTCCTGCGGGAGCTGCAACACCAGCCCCACCAGTTGGTTCATCACTTGGTCAGCATGGTGTTAATATTATGGATTTCTGTAAGCAATTCAATGCAAAAACAGCAAGTCGCAAAGGTGAGACGGTTCCCGTTATTATCTCTATTTATAAAGATAAAACATTTACCTTCATTTTAAAAACACCGCCGGTTAGTGAGCTTATTAAAAAGAGAATTAACCTTGCCAAGGGATCCTCTAAGCCGAACACTGATAAAGTGGGCAAAATAACTTGGAGAGAGATAGAAGAGGTTGCTAAAATTAAGCTTCCTGATTTAAATGCTACGAATATTGAACAAGCAAAATTAATTATTGCTGGTAGTGCGCGTAGTATGGGCGTAGTTGTTATTGATTAA